A genomic window from Salvia splendens isolate huo1 chromosome 11, SspV2, whole genome shotgun sequence includes:
- the LOC121753879 gene encoding alkane hydroxylase MAH1-like: protein MSILESQYILLSIIPPLFLAWYLTHRRGKQPPEPTLWPLLGMLPAVLLNLRHIHDYATEVLTTCGGTYRFIGPWLFNIDMLFTSDPANIHHILSRNFSNYPKGPEFRKIFDILGDGIFGADFELWEIHRKTTMAQLKHADFNEFLERTVWQKVEDGLFPVLDHFCGKKEGLDLQDVFQRLAFDNICKFVLGSDPCSLRMDLTLFPCEKAFSTLAEPLLRRHILPEWMWKVQRWLNVGDERVIAEAAAAFDDFIYPRVGDDADMLRAFEKMYSERKSIAVGANLRDFLKDTSLSLMFAGRDTTSTCLTWLFWLVAQNPASERKILEELEAELGLEKKWRSFTAEESHKLVYLHGALCESLRLFPPVALEHKAPLQPDILPSGHHLARNGKLIISFYSVGRMESVWGKDCLHFKPERWICPSGKIKHEPSYKFPAFNAGPRTCVGKDMAFVQMKMVAAAILYGYKVRVVEGQRVSPRDSIILHAREGLKVSLRKRN from the exons ATGTCAATATTAGAATCCCAATACATCCTTCTCTCAATAATACCTCCACTCTTCCTAGCATGGTACTTAACTCATAGAAGAGGCAAGCAACCACCGGAGCCGACGCTGTGGCCGCTGCTAGGCATGCTCCCGGCGGTCCTCCTCAACCTCCGCCACATACACGACTACGCGACGGAGGTCCTCACCACGTGCGGCGGCACCTACCGCTTCATCGGGCCGTGGTTATTCAACATCGACATGCTTTTCACCTCCGACCCCGCCAACATCCACCACATCCTGAGCCGCAACTTTTCCAACTACCCGAAAGGCCCCGAGTTTCGAAAAATATTCGACATCCTCGGCGATGGAATTTTCGGCGCCGACTTCGAGCTATGGGAGATTCACCGTAAGACCACCATGGCCCAGCTCAAGCACGCCGATTTCAACGAATTTCTCGAGAGGACCGTCTGGCAGAAGGTCGAGGACGGGCTCTTCCCCGTCCTCGACCATTTCTGTGGGAAAAAAGAGGGTTTGGATTTGCAGGATGTTTTCCAGCGGTTGGCTTTTGATAACATATGCAAATTCGTGCTTGGCAGCGACCCCTGCTCTCTGCGGATGGATTTGACTCTTTTTCCTTGCGAGAAGGCGTTTAGTACGCTGGCGGAGCCGCTGCTGCGGCGGCATATACTGCCGGAGTGGATGTGGAAGGTGCAGAGGTGGCTCAACGTCGGCGACGAGAGGGTCATCGCCGAGGCTGCCGCGGCGTTTGATGATTTCATCTATCCGCGTGTTGGTGATGATGCCGATATGTTGAGGGCGTTTGAGAAGATGTATAGTGAGAGGAAATCGATTGCGGTTGGTGCTAATCTCAGAGACTTTCTTAAGGATACTTCTCTGAGTTTGATGTTTGCCGGGAGAGACACGACCAGCACGTGCCTCACGTGGCTCTTCTGGCTCGTCGCGCAAAACCCTGCTTCGGAGAGGAAGATTCTAGAAGAATTGGAGGCCGAGCTCGGTCTCGAGAAAAAATGGAG ATCCTTCACGGCAGAAGAGTCACACAAGCTAGTGTACCTACACGGGGCTCTATGCGAGTCGCTGAGGCTATTCCCTCCAGTTGCACTGGAGCATAAAGCTCCATTGCAACCAGACATCCTCCCGAGCGGGCATCACCTGGCCCGCAACGGGAAGCTAATCATATCATTCTACTCAGTGGGAAGAATGGAGAGCGTGTGGGGGAAAGACTGCCTCCATTTCAAGCCTGAGAGATGGATCTGTCCGAGCGGGAAGATCAAGCACGAGCCGTCGTACAAGTTTCCGGCGTTCAACGCAGGGCCAAGGACGTGCGTGGGGAAGGACATGGCGTTCGTGCAGATGAagatggtggcggcggcgatacTGTACGGATACAAGGTGAGAGTGGTGGAGGGGCAGAGGGTTTCGCCTCGGGATTCGATCATTCTGCATGCCAGAGAAGGATTGAAGGTGTCGTTGCGTAAGAGAAATTGA